A part of Limihaloglobus sulfuriphilus genomic DNA contains:
- a CDS encoding ABC transporter permease, whose amino-acid sequence MFQYTIRRILLMIPTMLGITIMVFSISRLAPGDPVSMLLGPEATLNTERGTEIREAQMRQYGLDKPIPVQYVIWLKHIICLDFGQSFKHHRPVIELIKERLPITVSLNLIAFTIIYLVAIPLGVTSALNHKGWFDRGSSLVLFILWSLPTMWAGQMMIGYLCSPEHISWFPPSGLSSNNADTMAFFPWLADRIWHIILPVTCMTYTGFAYLTKLLRAGMLDNLRMDYIRTAKAKGLSTFVVIFRHALRNSIIPIITIMAAILPAMFGGSLIIEKIFTIPGMGLLAFEAVTTRDYNVIMAVATIAGVLNLTGLLLADIAYALVDPRISFEGGE is encoded by the coding sequence ATGTTTCAATACACAATACGAAGAATATTGCTGATGATACCCACCATGCTGGGCATCACTATAATGGTGTTTTCTATCAGCAGGCTCGCCCCGGGAGACCCGGTTTCAATGCTTTTGGGGCCCGAGGCTACCCTTAACACCGAAAGAGGAACAGAAATACGCGAAGCCCAGATGAGACAGTACGGACTGGATAAGCCCATACCGGTTCAGTATGTCATCTGGCTCAAACACATAATCTGCCTGGATTTCGGCCAGTCTTTTAAACACCACCGGCCGGTTATTGAGTTAATCAAGGAACGGCTGCCCATAACGGTTTCGCTCAACCTGATTGCGTTTACTATTATTTATCTTGTGGCGATACCGCTGGGGGTAACCTCGGCACTTAACCACAAGGGCTGGTTCGACAGGGGATCTTCACTGGTGCTTTTCATTCTATGGTCACTGCCGACAATGTGGGCGGGCCAGATGATGATCGGCTACCTGTGCAGCCCTGAACACATAAGCTGGTTTCCGCCATCGGGACTGAGCAGCAATAACGCCGACACAATGGCGTTTTTCCCATGGCTTGCAGACAGAATATGGCATATTATCCTGCCCGTTACCTGCATGACATACACGGGGTTTGCCTATCTGACAAAACTTCTGCGTGCCGGAATGCTGGATAACCTGAGGATGGACTATATCAGGACGGCCAAAGCAAAGGGACTCTCGACATTCGTGGTGATTTTCCGCCATGCCCTGCGAAACAGCATAATCCCCATCATAACAATCATGGCGGCGATCCTGCCGGCAATGTTTGGAGGCTCACTGATAATTGAAAAGATTTTTACCATACCAGGGATGGGGCTGCTTGCTTTTGAGGCTGTAACCACAAGGGATTACAATGTAATAATGGCTGTCGCGACAATTGCCGGCGTTCTGAACCTGACCGGCCTGCTGCTGGCGGACATTGCCTACGCACTGGTCGATCCAAGAATCAGTTTTGAAGGAGGAGAATAA
- a CDS encoding carbohydrate-binding protein: protein MRLPCANGGAIEVRLDNPDGPILGLCEIPNTGGWQDWQTFKIDINPINPSHGISLTFVGPEINDLPKAVEQLAVIDCCLENTENPAYRARLEKLRCRIQATHDHIVLEQTFPYAKWNDLPSAFESWARNFTHRVDDISSLGNVQSSQNRFVQLRYLGMENSLRQKQQVKAPAYVTAKGTKSGALIQWRNRQDNVIAFNVYRDGEKVNEVPLGADTRSYTDRADGVFEYTVTAIGDAAAESPHSVASKCLAGDADDEAPLVVVISEPVSVRAGQSVEITARILDGRS from the coding sequence ATGCGATTGCCCTGTGCAAATGGCGGCGCAATCGAGGTCAGGCTTGACAATCCGGACGGTCCGATATTGGGTTTATGCGAAATTCCAAATACTGGCGGCTGGCAGGACTGGCAGACGTTTAAAATCGATATCAATCCGATAAATCCTTCCCACGGCATATCGTTGACCTTTGTAGGGCCTGAAATCAACGATCTGCCCAAGGCTGTTGAGCAGCTGGCGGTTATAGACTGTTGCCTTGAGAACACCGAGAATCCGGCTTACAGGGCAAGGCTCGAAAAACTCCGATGCAGAATTCAGGCGACACATGACCATATCGTTCTTGAACAGACTTTTCCCTATGCGAAATGGAATGATCTTCCAAGTGCATTCGAGAGCTGGGCAAGAAACTTTACGCACAGGGTTGATGACATATCGTCACTGGGTAACGTTCAGAGCTCGCAGAACAGGTTTGTTCAGCTGCGGTATCTTGGAATGGAAAATTCACTCAGGCAAAAACAGCAGGTTAAGGCCCCGGCTTATGTTACGGCAAAAGGCACCAAAAGCGGGGCTTTGATTCAATGGAGAAACCGCCAGGATAATGTAATAGCCTTTAATGTATATAGAGATGGCGAGAAGGTAAACGAGGTTCCTCTTGGAGCCGATACACGAAGCTATACTGACAGAGCAGACGGAGTATTCGAATATACTGTAACCGCCATAGGAGACGCTGCGGCAGAAAGCCCGCATAGTGTTGCTTCTAAATGCCTGGCCGGGGATGCGGACGATGAAGCTCCACTTGTGGTAGTAATATCCGAGCCGGTTTCTGTCCGGGCCGGCCAGTCTGTTGAGATAACAGCAAGAATCCTCGATGGAAGGAGTTAA
- the zupT gene encoding zinc transporter ZupT has protein sequence MEISLNDFLFAFGLTLFAGLSTSVGAAIAFFAKHTNTKLLTGSLGFSAGVMIYISLVEIFFKAKNELTEATSPATGYWLTIVGFFAGMGIIALIDKLVPEYENPHEMRPLEETADSIDLPVHRDSKGQLYRMGMFAALAIAIHNFPEGLATFTGALKDPSLGISIAIAIAIHNIPEGIAVSVPIYYATASRKKAFFYSSLSGLSEPVGALVGYLLLMPFMNEVVFGLLFSSVAGIMVFISLDELLPAAEKYGEHHVSMYGVVTGMIVMAVSLALFA, from the coding sequence ATGGAAATCAGCTTAAATGACTTTTTATTTGCTTTTGGACTGACTCTTTTTGCGGGTCTTTCGACAAGTGTCGGTGCTGCAATTGCTTTTTTCGCAAAGCATACAAACACGAAACTGCTTACCGGTTCTTTGGGGTTTTCCGCCGGAGTAATGATATATATATCACTGGTAGAAATTTTCTTTAAAGCAAAAAATGAGCTTACAGAAGCTACTTCGCCGGCAACAGGCTACTGGCTGACTATCGTAGGCTTTTTCGCCGGTATGGGTATCATCGCTCTGATTGACAAACTGGTTCCTGAATATGAAAACCCCCACGAAATGCGGCCGCTTGAAGAAACCGCAGATAGCATAGACCTTCCTGTTCATCGTGACAGCAAAGGCCAGCTATACAGAATGGGCATGTTCGCCGCACTTGCAATCGCGATACACAACTTCCCTGAGGGTCTGGCTACTTTTACAGGCGCCCTGAAAGATCCATCTCTGGGTATTTCCATAGCTATCGCAATTGCTATACATAACATACCGGAAGGGATCGCCGTATCAGTGCCGATATATTATGCTACTGCAAGCCGCAAAAAAGCATTTTTCTACTCTTCGCTTTCAGGACTCTCCGAGCCGGTTGGTGCTCTGGTCGGCTATCTGCTGCTGATGCCGTTTATGAATGAGGTTGTTTTCGGTTTACTTTTCTCGAGTGTCGCCGGCATAATGGTATTTATATCGCTGGACGAGCTTCTGCCTGCGGCGGAAAAATACGGTGAGCATCACGTTTCAATGTACGGAGTTGTTACCGGAATGATAGTAATGGCTGTTTCACTGGCACTTTTCGCTTAA
- a CDS encoding Gfo/Idh/MocA family protein: MTDEKLKFGILGLTDNSKLFLECALKSEQFELAAVADDDYRAAESYAASLDCETESDFRQLVLKNQFDLLVVSEKNNSELGVIRLALENGTNICKIPPLSRNLAEAVDIYEIAASNQTFYMPVNLLKYSHGFHSFGEYIEQKGPENHGFYQALVQSYNYVDTASEDNRWKTDPNLAGGGVLLNGAFDIITTLVKSFGLPVDVYAVLTNQTSDNRIRSSLTEDCAFVTMTQQDNMLINISASRLAIPEKQKILLLGKEENVIAEPDFFQISNPCTGEIIRQEKFPFEKKLAITKFLNDLHSGILNNSIVNTSSEAAVKASALVDSAYISARTKMPENPEKQMKLLAKN, from the coding sequence ATGACCGATGAAAAGCTCAAATTCGGTATTCTTGGATTAACAGATAACAGCAAACTTTTCCTTGAATGCGCACTTAAAAGCGAACAATTTGAGCTGGCAGCTGTTGCCGATGACGATTATCGCGCTGCTGAATCATATGCGGCTTCGTTGGACTGTGAAACAGAGAGCGATTTCCGTCAGCTCGTGCTTAAGAACCAGTTTGACCTCTTGGTTGTTTCGGAAAAAAACAACTCTGAGCTGGGAGTCATCCGCCTTGCCCTGGAAAACGGCACAAACATCTGCAAGATCCCCCCGCTGAGCAGAAACCTTGCAGAAGCCGTTGACATATATGAGATTGCCGCGAGTAACCAGACCTTTTATATGCCGGTGAATTTACTCAAATACAGTCACGGCTTCCACTCTTTTGGGGAGTATATAGAGCAGAAAGGCCCTGAAAACCACGGCTTTTATCAGGCTCTCGTACAAAGCTACAATTATGTTGACACAGCAAGCGAGGATAATCGCTGGAAGACTGATCCCAACCTTGCCGGCGGCGGGGTTTTACTCAACGGTGCATTCGATATAATAACAACCCTCGTAAAAAGTTTCGGCCTGCCTGTCGATGTGTATGCGGTATTAACAAATCAGACATCGGACAACCGAATCCGAAGCAGCCTTACAGAGGACTGTGCGTTTGTTACGATGACACAACAAGACAACATGCTTATAAATATATCCGCAAGCCGGCTGGCAATCCCGGAAAAACAGAAAATCCTTCTTTTGGGTAAAGAGGAAAATGTCATTGCTGAACCTGATTTTTTCCAAATAAGCAATCCCTGTACCGGTGAAATAATCAGGCAGGAAAAATTCCCTTTTGAAAAAAAACTCGCAATTACTAAATTTCTCAATGACCTACATTCAGGAATTTTAAATAACAGTATAGTAAATACTTCCTCGGAGGCTGCCGTAAAGGCTTCAGCCTTAGTTGACAGCGCTTACATTTCGGCAAGAACAAAGATGCCGGAAAATCCTGAGAAACAGATGAAACTTTTGGCAAAAAATTAA
- a CDS encoding ABC transporter permease — protein sequence MSSKTPYTPPAEWGLSYGQMVSREFFKSRLNAACLYFIIFLFAIAVFAPFIANDKPFFFIDDSGISFPIFSNLNATDYSVFLAAVCGVSLVYMARRNQKKIDPSVRSDVLVKQITILLFIVLSGVTLFYTLIPKRLDTTNYKVLAEKDGVKAIFPMVPYNYARTDISNRQLPPSSQHWLGTDDVGSDVLCRIIHGSRISLSVGFVAVGISSIIGVFVGAMLGYYGGKVDFIGMRFVEIMMAIPVFFLIITIVAFFPRSLLNIMIIIGITRWTGNARFVRAEFLKLRKQDFVQAARALGLPLRSILFRHMLPNGMAPVLVNATFGIAGAIFTEAALSFLGFGVVPPTPSWGQMLSKGVSPTGDFLWWLSLFPGLAIFLTVVTYNLVGEGLRDAIDPRLRKAA from the coding sequence ATGAGCAGCAAAACGCCATACACTCCGCCGGCAGAATGGGGCCTCTCTTACGGCCAGATGGTCAGCCGGGAATTCTTCAAGAGCAGGCTCAACGCCGCGTGCCTTTATTTTATAATATTCCTTTTTGCCATTGCGGTATTTGCACCATTTATCGCTAACGACAAACCGTTCTTCTTCATAGATGACAGCGGAATCAGCTTCCCGATATTCAGTAACCTAAACGCGACTGATTACAGCGTGTTCCTGGCCGCAGTCTGCGGTGTTTCTCTGGTTTACATGGCAAGAAGAAACCAGAAGAAAATTGATCCTTCGGTAAGGTCGGATGTGCTGGTAAAACAGATTACGATACTTCTTTTCATTGTTCTCAGCGGTGTTACGCTGTTTTACACGCTTATACCCAAACGACTTGACACGACAAATTATAAAGTCCTCGCGGAAAAAGACGGCGTAAAAGCTATCTTCCCGATGGTACCATATAATTACGCCCGAACTGATATTTCCAACCGGCAGTTGCCGCCATCTTCACAGCACTGGCTGGGAACAGATGATGTCGGTTCGGATGTTTTGTGCAGGATCATTCACGGCAGCCGTATATCACTGTCTGTAGGGTTTGTCGCGGTAGGAATATCCAGTATCATAGGGGTATTCGTGGGCGCTATGCTGGGCTACTACGGAGGCAAAGTCGATTTTATAGGAATGCGGTTTGTCGAAATCATGATGGCGATACCGGTTTTCTTTTTAATAATAACTATAGTTGCCTTCTTCCCTCGGAGCCTGCTCAATATTATGATTATTATCGGCATTACAAGATGGACGGGTAATGCCAGATTTGTAAGAGCTGAATTTCTAAAGCTCCGCAAACAGGATTTTGTCCAGGCCGCCAGGGCACTGGGGCTTCCGCTGCGAAGCATCCTCTTCAGGCACATGCTGCCCAACGGCATGGCACCGGTGCTGGTAAACGCAACTTTCGGCATTGCCGGCGCTATTTTCACAGAGGCGGCCTTGAGTTTTCTTGGTTTTGGAGTGGTGCCCCCGACTCCGAGCTGGGGACAAATGCTCAGCAAGGGAGTAAGCCCCACAGGGGATTTCCTCTGGTGGCTCTCGCTGTTTCCGGGACTGGCGATATTCCTTACAGTCGTAACCTACAACCTCGTTGGTGAAGGCCTGCGGGACGCTATTGACCCGCGTCTGAGGAAAGCCGCCTGA
- a CDS encoding ABC transporter ATP-binding protein: MQKKPDINMDKQDNTLLSIKNLSVGFYTDEGEIVAVNDVSYDIERGKTLAVVGESGCGKSVTAMTAMKLIPSPPGRILGGSIKFKGVEVTTAGEKQMRKLRGNEIAMIFQEPMTSLNPVYTIGEQIAEAIELHQNLKGDQAWTKAVEMLDKVGIAEPAKRAWDYPHQMSGGMRQRVMIAMAISCEPALLIADEPTTALDVTIQAQILELLRQLQETNNMSILLITHDLGVVAENAHDVVVMYASKIVEKADINSLFSKPMHPYTMGLLRSLPKLDEDSTRLETIAGAVPNPSNFPPGCKFHPRCPHCMDICRSEEPQLVEIEPGRHTACWLYCK; encoded by the coding sequence ATGCAGAAGAAACCAGACATAAATATGGATAAACAAGACAACACATTACTCTCAATAAAAAATCTGTCTGTCGGATTTTATACCGATGAGGGAGAAATCGTGGCCGTCAATGATGTCAGCTACGATATAGAACGCGGCAAGACTCTCGCTGTAGTCGGCGAAAGCGGCTGCGGAAAAAGCGTTACCGCCATGACAGCGATGAAACTCATACCCTCACCGCCGGGCAGGATACTTGGAGGGAGCATAAAGTTCAAGGGTGTCGAGGTAACCACTGCCGGCGAAAAACAAATGCGAAAGCTCCGCGGCAATGAAATCGCCATGATATTCCAGGAACCTATGACGAGCCTCAACCCTGTATATACAATTGGCGAACAAATCGCTGAGGCGATAGAGCTTCACCAGAACCTAAAGGGTGATCAGGCATGGACAAAGGCCGTGGAAATGCTTGACAAGGTTGGAATAGCCGAGCCTGCCAAAAGGGCCTGGGATTATCCGCACCAGATGTCGGGCGGAATGCGCCAGCGTGTTATGATAGCAATGGCAATTTCTTGCGAGCCCGCCCTGCTGATAGCAGATGAGCCTACCACGGCCCTGGATGTAACTATTCAGGCACAAATTCTGGAGCTTTTGCGGCAGCTGCAGGAAACCAACAACATGAGCATACTGCTGATAACTCATGACCTCGGCGTAGTAGCTGAAAACGCTCACGATGTAGTGGTAATGTATGCCTCCAAAATTGTTGAAAAGGCTGATATAAACTCGCTGTTTTCCAAACCAATGCATCCTTATACGATGGGGCTTCTAAGGTCGCTGCCTAAACTGGATGAAGACAGCACGCGGCTGGAGACAATCGCCGGCGCTGTGCCCAACCCTTCCAACTTCCCGCCGGGATGCAAGTTCCATCCCAGATGCCCTCACTGTATGGATATATGCCGCTCAGAGGAACCCCAGCTTGTCGAAATAGAACCCGGCCGGCATACAGCCTGCTGGCTTTACTGCAAATAA
- the glyA gene encoding serine hydroxymethyltransferase: MLTALEQYDPQICELIKQEKARQAGCIRMIPSENYVSKAVMTATGSCLTNKYAEGYPGKRYYEGQQITDLIEDIARQRAVKVFGSDHANVQPYSGSIANMAAYMALVKPGETIMGLSLPDGGHLTHGWKVSATGKLFNSVQYTVNPETGRFDYDQIAELAKKNKPKIIISGATAYTREIDFKAFSEIAKSVGAYLISDIAHIAGLVVGGVHQSPVPYADIVSTTTHKTLRGPRGGMLLCKDEHKIAVDRAVFPGMQGGPHLHTITALAVALAEADTPEFKLYAKQVVSNAGVLAEKLMEYGFELVSGGTDNHLILIDMRNKGIPGKKMAKALDRAGIVTNCNTVPADPAPPFNPSGVRIGTPAVTTRGMKEEQMIEIAKLYKEVAENIDDTETIEKIGKKVKLLCSEFPIPDHFIVS; this comes from the coding sequence ATGTTAACAGCACTCGAACAGTACGACCCGCAGATTTGCGAGCTGATTAAACAGGAAAAAGCCCGCCAGGCAGGTTGTATCAGAATGATACCGTCCGAAAACTACGTATCAAAGGCAGTAATGACCGCGACAGGCAGCTGCCTTACCAATAAATACGCTGAAGGCTACCCGGGCAAGCGATATTACGAAGGCCAGCAGATAACAGACCTTATAGAAGACATTGCCCGCCAGAGAGCGGTAAAGGTCTTCGGCTCCGACCATGCCAATGTTCAGCCCTATTCAGGCTCAATAGCAAACATGGCGGCATATATGGCGCTTGTAAAACCCGGTGAGACTATCATGGGACTCTCCCTGCCCGACGGCGGGCACCTGACACACGGCTGGAAAGTCAGCGCCACCGGAAAACTTTTCAATTCTGTTCAATATACAGTAAACCCCGAAACAGGCAGATTCGATTACGATCAGATCGCCGAGCTGGCGAAAAAAAATAAACCAAAAATAATAATATCCGGTGCTACCGCCTATACACGGGAAATCGACTTCAAAGCATTCAGCGAAATCGCAAAAAGTGTCGGCGCATATCTAATAAGTGATATTGCTCACATTGCCGGTCTTGTTGTGGGCGGCGTCCACCAGAGCCCCGTGCCATACGCCGACATAGTATCGACAACTACCCACAAGACACTCCGCGGCCCCCGCGGCGGTATGCTTTTATGCAAAGATGAGCACAAAATCGCTGTTGACCGCGCGGTATTCCCCGGAATGCAGGGCGGGCCGCACCTGCACACAATAACTGCACTGGCAGTGGCACTGGCAGAAGCTGACACACCCGAATTCAAACTCTATGCCAAACAGGTTGTCTCTAACGCCGGGGTGCTTGCTGAAAAGCTCATGGAATACGGCTTCGAACTTGTTTCCGGCGGCACAGACAATCATCTGATCCTCATCGATATGCGAAACAAAGGTATTCCGGGAAAGAAAATGGCCAAAGCACTTGACCGTGCCGGCATTGTTACGAACTGTAATACTGTTCCCGCGGATCCGGCTCCGCCTTTCAATCCCAGCGGCGTGCGAATCGGCACTCCCGCCGTTACCACTCGCGGCATGAAAGAAGAGCAAATGATAGAAATTGCAAAATTGTACAAAGAGGTTGCTGAAAACATTGATGACACCGAGACAATTGAGAAAATCGGCAAGAAAGTTAAACTTCTTTGTTCAGAATTTCCTATTCCGGATCACTTTATCGTAAGTTGA
- a CDS encoding peptide-binding protein — translation MGSKSTFFKFFVVVTLVVLLIFQILAMKQSDRLYERINKLQKDMGNMSFSSGNGSPASSSDDSKAGDWLVRRIGSEPPTLNPITYKDLYASLICGSDGGNNIFETLLTYNYDTAELEALLAESWEISDDGLEFTFTIRDDAYFSDGTPVTSDDLIFAYETIINPEIDAANLANYYKDVEGYERIDNKTVVFKMSRAYFKSLEMLGGIPVIPKHVYQFEDASEFNQNRADPVGSGPYLFDKWDVGSQIVLTRNENYWGSKPNFKKIVYRVISNDKAALQALQSHTLDVLSVTPEQFVKYSQDEEFCNNFHVISYWNPSSGFTYVGWNSESRFFKDKLVRQAMTHIVDRDAINEHLFKNLFRVTTGPFFFMGHQNNPEIEPWPFDPQRACELLDEAGWKDTDGDGVRDKNGVPFNFKLTTVSANETGEKMCLLIKDQLEQVGVIMELDPYEWSVFTDKLHKREFEAVTLGWSGALESDPYQVWHSSQIEGGSNYVGFNVPRADELIVQARATIDPDKRNKLFHEFHAILHEQQPYTFMFNRKSLVFIDKRIENVTIHKLGLNSKEWYVPQDKQRYH, via the coding sequence ATGGGTTCAAAATCAACATTTTTTAAGTTCTTTGTGGTAGTGACACTGGTAGTGCTGCTGATATTCCAGATACTGGCAATGAAGCAATCTGACCGGCTGTATGAGCGTATCAACAAACTTCAGAAAGATATGGGAAATATGTCGTTTTCATCAGGAAACGGCTCACCCGCCTCCAGCAGCGATGACAGTAAAGCCGGCGACTGGCTTGTGCGGCGGATAGGATCCGAGCCGCCAACGCTTAATCCTATAACCTACAAGGATTTATATGCCAGTCTTATCTGCGGCTCTGACGGCGGCAACAACATCTTTGAAACACTGCTCACGTATAATTACGATACTGCCGAGCTTGAGGCGCTTCTGGCAGAATCGTGGGAAATATCCGATGACGGACTTGAATTCACCTTCACAATTCGTGATGATGCGTATTTCTCTGACGGCACACCGGTTACCTCCGACGACCTTATATTTGCCTATGAGACAATAATTAACCCTGAAATTGATGCGGCAAACCTGGCCAATTACTACAAGGATGTAGAAGGCTATGAAAGAATTGACAATAAAACAGTGGTATTCAAGATGTCCAGGGCTTATTTTAAGTCTCTTGAGATGCTCGGCGGCATACCTGTAATACCCAAGCACGTATATCAATTTGAGGATGCTTCCGAGTTTAACCAAAACCGCGCAGACCCTGTGGGCAGCGGGCCGTATCTCTTTGACAAATGGGATGTCGGCAGTCAGATTGTCCTGACAAGGAACGAAAATTACTGGGGCAGCAAACCCAACTTTAAAAAGATCGTTTACAGGGTCATTTCAAACGATAAGGCTGCCCTTCAGGCTCTCCAGTCTCACACTCTCGATGTTCTCTCTGTAACACCTGAGCAGTTTGTTAAATATTCACAGGACGAAGAATTCTGCAATAATTTCCATGTAATATCGTACTGGAATCCCTCATCGGGCTTTACGTATGTAGGCTGGAATTCTGAGAGTAGATTCTTCAAAGACAAACTTGTTCGCCAGGCAATGACGCATATTGTAGATAGAGACGCCATCAACGAGCATCTATTTAAAAACCTGTTCAGGGTTACCACCGGGCCGTTTTTCTTTATGGGACACCAGAACAACCCAGAAATTGAGCCCTGGCCCTTCGACCCTCAGCGAGCCTGCGAGCTGCTTGATGAAGCCGGCTGGAAAGATACAGACGGCGATGGCGTCAGGGACAAAAACGGCGTCCCCTTCAACTTCAAACTTACAACAGTCAGCGCCAACGAGACCGGCGAAAAGATGTGCCTTTTAATTAAGGATCAGCTCGAACAGGTCGGGGTTATAATGGAGCTGGACCCGTATGAGTGGTCGGTGTTTACCGACAAACTGCATAAAAGGGAATTTGAAGCGGTTACTCTGGGCTGGTCAGGAGCTCTGGAATCTGACCCCTATCAGGTATGGCATTCTTCCCAGATTGAAGGCGGCTCAAATTATGTAGGCTTTAACGTACCCAGAGCAGACGAGCTCATCGTCCAGGCAAGGGCAACAATCGATCCTGATAAACGAAACAAACTCTTTCATGAGTTTCATGCGATTCTCCACGAGCAGCAGCCATATACGTTCATGTTCAACAGAAAATCGCTCGTTTTCATAGACAAACGCATTGAAAACGTTACAATCCATAAACTCGGCCTCAACTCCAAGGAGTGGTATGTGCCGCAGGATAAACAGCGTTATCATTAA
- a CDS encoding ABC transporter ATP-binding protein codes for MTDKQDNIILKVRNLKTWFPIKRGIFSKTVGWVKAVNGVSFDVPAGKTLGLVGESGCGKTTVGRTILRLIPATEGSVEFEGKDIFTLGSRELRNVRRDMQIIFQDPYGSLNPRMTVANIVGESLTAHGIAKGTERGRIVAEMLEKSGLSAKYANRYPHEFSGGQRQRLGIARALALNPKLVICDEPVSALDVSIQSQIVNLLQDLQNEMGLTYIFIAHDLAVVKHISDFVAVMYLGRIMEYAGSSSLYKTPSHPYTRALISAIPEPDPNPKKKRIILQGEVPSPSNPPSGCPFHTRCPHAEERCSQQEIKLEQVSKDHFTACWKVVEKGI; via the coding sequence ATGACTGACAAACAGGACAACATAATATTAAAGGTCAGAAACTTAAAAACCTGGTTTCCCATAAAACGGGGCATTTTTTCCAAGACCGTCGGCTGGGTAAAGGCTGTCAACGGTGTAAGTTTTGACGTGCCGGCGGGGAAAACACTTGGCCTTGTCGGAGAAAGCGGCTGCGGAAAAACTACCGTTGGCAGAACTATACTGCGTCTGATACCTGCTACAGAAGGCAGTGTTGAATTTGAAGGTAAAGATATTTTTACACTCGGCAGCAGAGAGCTTCGCAATGTGCGCAGGGATATGCAGATAATATTTCAGGACCCCTACGGCTCTCTAAACCCGCGAATGACGGTGGCAAATATTGTCGGTGAATCTCTCACAGCACACGGAATCGCCAAAGGAACAGAACGTGGCCGAATTGTAGCTGAAATGCTTGAAAAATCCGGCCTTTCCGCCAAATATGCCAACCGCTACCCGCATGAATTCTCAGGCGGCCAGAGGCAGCGCCTCGGAATCGCCAGGGCTCTGGCCCTGAATCCAAAACTCGTTATCTGCGATGAGCCGGTCAGCGCTCTTGATGTTTCTATACAGTCGCAGATTGTAAACCTGCTTCAGGACCTGCAGAACGAGATGGGGCTGACATACATATTTATCGCTCACGATCTGGCTGTGGTAAAGCACATAAGTGATTTCGTGGCGGTCATGTACCTTGGGCGGATAATGGAATACGCAGGCTCATCAAGTCTGTACAAGACACCATCGCACCCGTACACACGAGCTCTGATAAGCGCCATACCGGAGCCTGATCCGAATCCAAAAAAGAAACGGATAATACTCCAGGGCGAGGTGCCGAGTCCCTCAAATCCTCCCTCGGGCTGCCCGTTCCATACACGCTGCCCTCATGCCGAGGAGCGTTGCAGTCAACAGGAAATAAAACTTGAGCAGGTCTCCAAAGACCATTTCACAGCCTGCTGGAAAGTGGTGGAAAAGGGCATATAA